The DNA segment GTGGGGTTTCAGTTCCCGTATCATCAGAAGAGATGCACACCAGATTATCAGCAGGGCAAGCCCAACttccaactgtggtgcccaaccacagcagtatcctccccagtaaacagcttaaactcacgatccagggataggattgatctgctgccatacgaatgctaggcaaatgTTAGAAACTTTTAGGTAATCGAGCATGGTGCATCAAAGGCTAAACTTCTTAAACATTTGAGATCAATCATTGATAGCACTTTAAACaacatatattacaaataaatgaaaataaacgaGAAAAGGGGGGTTACCTGTATGGTATGAGTTCGTGTCCAAGCGAATTCAGCCTCTTGTACACAAGCACTCTCCATGTTTCAGGGGTATGTTCTGTGAACAAGTTAAACATTTTATCACTTacttgaatatacaatatatatatatatatatatatatatatatatatatatatatatatatatatatatatatatatatatatgaaatactaaaGCAGTTGTGACATAGATCAATCTAAGGCAACACTATTCTAGTTTTGTATATCCTTTCATGTCTTTAGGGATAGAATTTTAATAGAATAGACAGAATTTGTTACTGTactgctccatttattcaactcGTGCCGACAGCTGGTTCAGCCAATATCTTATGGCTTTTATCAGAGCATATTTCTTTGTAAatatgccctgatgaaagccattagttaatggctgaaacagctgttgaaATACCAGTGTCAGTACTGTAAATCACGTTACATACCAAGATATAAGTTATATAATTATTGGTATCTAATATAACTTTGCCATAGATACCTCAAGCCTGATTCACTCCAAATTACTGTTAATGTCTGTGGCAAACCGTACCTTGTTGAACCTTTATATAATTACAGTTTGAGCCATAACTTACCTATTCGAAACTCATTATCATTGGACTCTATGGCATAACTAGCCACTACCATAACACGGTGGATGCGGTACGGCTTGATGGAGTAGCACAGTGTGAAATTAAATAACGGTGGAACTTCTGAAAGTGCTACGGCATAGTCGTTCATCCCCTCTTCGTTTGCTCTCTGCACAACCAGGCTCTCCATGCATGACGTCGCTGTGAAAGTAAATAGGGGATTACAAGTATTAtacttagctaagctacaagcatgGGTTTTCGGTCAAATGTCATGTATGTAATTAGGAAAGAGTCATTTGCTCCTATGAAAGTCAGAAcataatttgtttgttgatggagtttaagagaggtgaatgttcgagtgcttggtaGATGAATGATCATAAGTATGAGGTGAATTGTTTGTTGTTGTGGATGAAACTGTATTAGTTGCAGACTTGTAGGAAAAGCTCCTGCCAATTAGAGTCTGGAAGGGTATGTGTGAAAAGGAAGTTatgagtaaatgtgggtaagagtaaggttatgaggtgcacAAGAAGTGGGCAAGGtgttagattgaatgtcatgttgaatggagagttactttaggcAGTAGATGAGTTCAAGTACTTGGGTTCTATTGTTGCTGCAACTGgtaaagtggaagcagatgtacgtcaaagagtgaatgaatgaTGTAGAGTGGTGGGGGTAGTGAAGGGTATGGTAAAGAATTGAGGATGAGGATAAAGAACAAAGGTAGAAATTGTTCtttttgagaaagtgattgtaccaactgtaatgtatggataggaattgtggggaatgaaattgacagacagaaattgaatgtgtttgagatgaagtgtctgaggagtatgggcgATGCATCTCGGTTGGacagtgttaggaacgaagtagtaagagtGAGAGCATGTGTGAGGAACGcattagcagctggagtggatatgaatgtgttgagatggtttggtcatgtagagaggATGGAGATCGGTAGTCTTCTGAAGGTGGCGATAAATGCAAGAGTTATGGtgccctattggaaacatccctgcctaacgatctgccaggctggggttcgattcctgctcaagcgcaatagtttcttgtattgtctgcaaccttgcctttcttgtgagctaaagatggaacCTGCACTTCCCCCTTGAATCTTCaacttatatatcaaatattcactttataattttatatatatatatatatatatatatatatatatatatatatatatatatatatatatatatatatatatatatatatatatatatatatatatatatataggcctatatatatatatatatatatatatatatatatatatatatatatataaaattcattaacATTACTTACGAACACAAATACTGTAACTCACTGGTTGCCTGATATACGATAAGCCAAACAATGGCGAAACGTTGAACTAGAATTGTTAACATTTCTATTAAAGAACCATTTCACGTTACTCTGAATGTTTCATAATGTACAATAAACAGTTCGCAATAATTGAGTAAATTACAGTTCAATTACAATTATAAATAAACAGTTAGATAATTAAATTAAGTCCATCACGGCACTTTATGTATTAGACAATTGTGCGATCGAGTGTTAGGGCTCCCAAATAtcttttcttttagatatttctcTATCCTGATTTTGTGTAAATATATTGCTTTAATAGCCCAATAACTAGCTCTATTCTATCCGAGCTTAGCAATAGCAACAGCGCTAGTGGTCAGACAACAACTGATTTGATAAATGTTGAGAATTCCACTGAGTCTAGGCTACACATTGTCCAAAATGTGCCACAGAACTGCGCAATAGTTCACATTTTTATGTCCTGTGTCAATAATGAACCTAGACCATATGCAAAAATCCttttattcttacattttttttaaactataatgattttcattgttatttttattttttatagaacatACTATGAAAAGTTTACCAATATTCTATTCTTATGTTACGAAACTGCTTTAGAATACTATCCTTTCATCTTATCAAGTCTAACGAGACGTTTGCTAATGGTTGCCACTTTGGACATATCGACAGTCCTATTATGTTACcgctgaggaagaaaaaaaaaatcattgtttaggAACTGGCGAGAGAATAAATGATTGATGGGAGAGAGAGACTTTCGCGGCTACCTGTCGCCAATTAAATGCTATTACATCGATTTTAACATCAGCGATGAATTGCCAATTAATTCTTGAGAAAGAAAAACTTTATCGTTAAATGGTTTATCCTTGTCATATCCTGGCTGGATTTCAGTGGACTTCAGTTCCaagaaaatataatgaaggttTTGGGTCTTAACGAgttagtttaaaaaataaaaaaaataaaaaaagttaatggtATTATCACAGCCAACGAGTGCCAGTTTATATAAGTGTCGTTTTTCGTCTAGGCGTATACATAACATTTAGCTGATCACATATTTTTTATGTGCATCTCCTCGTATAAACAgcaaaggcttatatatatatatatatatatatatatatatatatatatatatatatatatatatatatatatatatatatatatatatatatatatatatatataattatatatatatatatatatatatatatatatatatatatatatatatatatatatatatatatattgtgtgtttctttcattttataaGTCTTGGATACCTTCTCATTCCCATCCTTATGCTCTTTTGAACTGTAATGTGGTCTCATCATTGGTTATACCAATATAAGGATAAGTATAAGGATATAAGGATAGGTAAGTAGGGAATATGGGtagaggaagagtacccctggatgcaGTCCAGTATATAGCCCATAGGCAGGgactcgggatgggaaggaataagaaaaagggagaaagggaagtacgggggaagaaaaaaagagaggggcagaccctcgtgcgatgttAGATAAGTTTTAGGAGCCACCTAAAAGTGCAGGCGACTAAGATTGATTAAGAAAAGATAGGCAGGGCGTGGAAGGGTTTTGTGGTTCTCGCAGTGTGTAGCCCTGTTGCAAGGAGAATGACTGTGTGTGCACGATTTGATAGTTTAAAAAGTTATGATGGCTGAGGTCACACTAATATTGCCCATCCAATATTGCCCATTGCAGCCATATTTACAAAGGAGGTACTGAAGACTGCATTTTATCTCCTGTTGCTGCAGTAAACATAATATTTAACAAGGggcactgtcttggggtatagccgtcttgcttgagggtaccttcgagcacattattctaacttatttctcttcctcttgttatttagaagtttttatattttacatatgaaaggtctatttcaatgatCTTACGGTTCCtaaaatatattaattgttcattacccctcttgtagtttatatatttactttctctttcctcactgggctattttttcctgttggagcccttaggcttggagcatcctgcttttccaacatgggcattccctattggagccctttggcttataacattctgcttttccaacttaggctttccttgttgaagcccttgggcttataatttcctgcttttccaacttgggctttccctgatgaagcccttggtcgtatagcatcctgcttttccaacttgggctttccctgttagagcccttgatcgtatagcatcctgcttttccaacttgggctttccctgttagagcccttggtcgtatagcatcctgcttttccaacttggtctttccctgttagagcccttggtcgtatagcatcctgcttttccaacttgggctttccctgatgaagcccttgcccttatagcatccttcttttccaacttgggctttccctgatgaagcccttgcccttatagcatccttcttttccaacttgggctttCCCTGATGAAGTCCTtgcccttatagcatccttcttttccagcttggGCTGTAGCCTAGCTGGTAATatgtttcttttaaagaaaacacAATGTCTGTCCTGGGTCATCTGTTTATTCTTATCAGTTTCCCTTTGCATATCCCCTATCTAATCTATCAATTTAGCAAAATGCATGGTACTTTGTGGCTATGTCAGGATGATATTCAATCTATCATTCTTCCTTTTCTGTTGAGATATTATGGTCTTGGTCCACAAACTCTAAGCTGCGTGACAATAGTTAACGTATATATCAGCGTATAAGACGACCTACAGATAAGACGACCCCAAAATTCTAGGCAAAATTTCTTAATTTTAGCTCGTATCGTAGGTATGCAGCTTAGACCATATTCAGCTCGATAATATTAAACTTTATACTAAATAGGAAAAATGATATACAATCTAGTCTTAATCATTTTCTGTTGAGATATTATGGTTTCGGTAGACAAACTCTAAGCTCCGGGACAATAGTTACCTTAAACCGTATTCAGGTTGAAAAATATTAAACTTAAGTAGCATAAATTAAACAGTAGGAACAATTTTTCATATGACTTTTATTATATGgattataaagataatataattatatgaattacaAAGATATAATCATTCGTGTAAATATGGTAGCACTGCGACAGCTGAAGCAATCTTTTTCAAATCATTGGGGCCCAGTCCACAACATCCTCCTATGGCTGTAGCACCAAGCGATGCCCACCTTGGAATTTCCTTAATAAATGGCCATTCTTGACTTGCTCCTTCCAATCTGAGAGTAATGAAAAgtagaaaatatctttatatacagtaattttatGTTTACAAAATAGTTTCAGGAGACATTATTAGGTGTTTCATGCAAACCCATTTACAAAATATCCAAATTAGAattctctataaaaataaaaataaaagttactgGTAGTGGGTGAATAATGTTCctgagattttttttatcatgctaTTCTTTTGCATTGACGTATGGCAAATAAATACTTAGTCAAGTGTAGGCAAATCTGTAAGTGGTtagtttgtataaaaaatatatttccataaaactTTCTACTCATTCATTAATATGAAGCTTAGCCtgcactaaaataaaataaaaacattctcaGCATGGTATAAGTACAACTCTTTGTTCTAATGCAGTAGGTTGTACTAAtctgtaattattttctttaactACAGAATGGACAAAATCTCAAATGGCATggtttaatgtacagtatatctctGACTATATCTTtgtcatatttggatgagatcatggtgaggggcaaatggagatggtttgggtatgctctttacactcccctagagagattagttcaccaaactttaaacttggttccacaaggctctagaagagttgaaagacccaggcctacatggttcaggactatgaagcgtgaagtaggagatgatgaatggaaaagtattgatttaaaagctcaagttagagactagggaaatctaaccgatgccctttgcgtcaatagacgtaggaggagatgatgatgatgatgatatgtaactGAAGTTCAAATAAACAAGTACCATGAATACTTATAAGATCAACAATGCCTTACCCTTGATCTGGAAGCCATTTCTCACCATGATTAGGATAGACCACACGAGGTAACAAAACTGGTGGAGGCAAAGTAACATTGGCCTGTTCTAAAAGTGAAGCAATATGTTCTGGTGGTGTACAGTTCATTCCAACAGCAATCAGCTGCTGTTCACTCTGCACGTAGCACTGCTTAACAGCTTCACTAAAGTCGTCTCCATAATTGGTGTGGTGGCCATcctattgaaaataaaaaacaaatcattaGAACATATTAGAATAATGGAGAGAAATTACATTTTGCATCTAAGTACATTATGACAGTACATATATTAGTATCTATGGATGTATGTTTTTGTACAAATTGTTTTAcagtgttactattattattattattattattattattattattattattattattattattattattattattcatttatttatttatttatttatttatttatttatttatttatttatttattattattaatttattatcatttatttattatttattattattattattcattattactactactactactactactactactactactactactactactactacttgctatgctaaaaccctacttggaaaagcaggatgctataagcccaggggccccaacagagaaaatatcacattgaggaaaggaaacaagaaaaaataaaatattttaagaacagtaacattagaataaatattaccTGTATACAAAGAGATGCCAGCAATACAATGAAAGTACTTACTCTACAAGAAAATGACATCCAAGCCTTTGCATTTGGGAAAGTTCTTAAAAGTGACAGAACTGCCAGAGCTTCCTTTAAGGAAGGGATTGTTTCGATCGCAAGAAAGTCGACTCCAGCATTTATTAAAGCCTTCATTCGAGGCCTATGCCACTCCATGAGTTCCTCTTTAGTCATGGTGTCAACGTATTTCCCATGATACTCGGACATGTCCGCCTGGCAGGCTCCATAAGGTCCAATTGAGCCAGCAACCAAACATCGTTTTCCTGAAAAGACATTAAAATcccaaagtttaaacttgcagtgattgatatgttgaacaggctgacataagtctctttttgtagtttatatttgaaagatccatcttaatgttattgctcttaaaatatgttattattattattactagccaagctacaaccccagttggaaaagcaagatgctacaagccccaacagggctccaacagggaaaaatagcccagtgaggaaaggaaataaggatataaataaatgatgagaataaattaacaatatatcattctaaaaacagtaacagcgtcaaaacagatatgtactatataatctattaacaacgtcaaaaacagatatgtcatatataaactataaaaagactcttgtcagcctggtcaacatgaaaacatttgctccaactttgaacttttgaagttctattgattcaactgcccgattaggaagatcattccacaacttgttcattacttgtcttatagttttccttataaactttcctcactaggctatttttccctgttggccccTTATAGGgtttataacaattaaaaaaaatttaaatatcaaaagtttaaacttgcagtgatTGTTTTTGTTGAATAGTCTGgcatgtctctctttatagtttatgtatatgaaatgtctatttcaatgttgttattgctcttaaaatacgttaattgttcattacttgtcttatagTTTTCCTTATAAACTTTCCTCCAGTTTTCCTGAAGACATCAAAataccaaaagttcaaacttgcagtgatagtttttatgttgaagaggctggcatgtttctttttatagtttataaatgaaaggtctattttaatgttattgttcttaaaatatgttaattgttcattgatTGTCTTATAGTTTTCCTTATAAACTTTCCTCCTGTTTTCCTGAAATGACATTAAAAtaccaaaagtttaaacttgcagtgattgtttttatgttgaagaggctggcatgtctctttttataatttatatatatgaaaggtctatttcaatgttgttattgctcttaaaatatgttaattgttcattacttgtcttatagTTTTCCTTATAAACTTTcttctctaggctatttttccctgccgacCCCTTACAGGGTTTATAACACTTAATTAAATAATTTGTTCTTAGTATCCTTGTATTTTTAGTTGGTTCGTTCCCCACTGACTGGTTATGCATAATCCAATAAATTTTAATGTCTcccttataaacttttttttttattcttatttgtagTTTTGATTTGCTGAATTTCTCCCATATATAAACTTTTTcgaattttaatttttctaatatcTTTAATCTGCTTAATTTTGGTTTGTTCCCCACTGATTATGCACAAGTCAATAATTTTTAATgtctttcttataatttttttttatttgtagttttaatttGCTGAATTTTAGTGTGAATGTCTCCCTTATATAAActttttccaattttcatttttaattgaatttttaattTGCTTAATTTCGCTGGGAATGTCTCCCGTATAGGCTATAGACCTTACATTTTTTATTTGCAGTtttaatttacttaatttttctatgaAAGAGCGGTTATTAATTATGCCTTTTATCTTACAGGTTACGAATGGTAAAGGCCACTTAACATCAATTAACATTTCCTGACCTCGAATGACAACGCAAGATACCAAAATAATTGGCCCTTGATGGAAAGACGTCTGATTATATGAAGTTACATCATCAGAAAGACGAAGTTTACAAACACACGCTGCTCACTGCTGAAGACATGATCATAGACATCTTTTGCCTTTCGATGTAGACAAGAAGTTAAACATTTTCTATCCTCCAAAGGAAAGTGAAGTTTCAAAACTTCCATTGCTCAACGACTGTTTTCCAAAGGAGAGACTTTGCTATCAAAATGCCTGATTAGTACAAATAAAGAGAATATAATTATGAAGTACCAACTGCATTTTGGTGATAAGTTTTACTGAAGCAGCAAAGTTCACCAAGTATTTTGACATCGTCGATTGGTGAAACTGATTACTTAAGTGTCTAGACCACGgttttatattatttgaaaaaaactAATTCTCCAATGAAAAGTATTTATGGTGAAGTTGCTTTTCCCTAAAATCCATTTCTTCATTACTTTGTTTCAAATAACAAAACTTATTTTATGGTTAGTCATTTGATGTAACCCCATTTAAGACATTAGTATGATTCATTTGGGTTTAGCAGCTAAGTCTAGTCGGGAAAATAAAATATCCAACTCTTGGTCATAAAAACCATACAGCAGCTTTTGCATCAAGTAACTTTCTCTTTCCCTTACGTGATTTATATTTCCAAAAATTTACCTATCTCCTAAAATCAATTCTCAAGATTAacttattttcaaattaaattacAATTGAAATTTCAATTCATTTAAAAATCTGCCATCAAATCAACAATTCCTTCTTATAGTTTATTAGTTCTTAATTGTACCAAAACCTGCCAAAAATTCCCTCGAAAGATCGACTAATTCTTATCCCACATTAATTCCCTTGAAAGATCGACTAATTTTTATCCCACATTAATTCCCTTGAAAGATCGACTAATTCTTAGCCCACATTAATTCCCTTGAAAGATCGACTAATTCTTAGCCCACATTAATTCCCTTGAAAGATCGACTAATTCTTAGCCCACATAAATTCCCTTGAAAGATCGACTAATTCCTAGCCCACATTAATTCCCTTGAAAGATTGACCAATTCTTAGCCCACATTAATTCCCTTGAAAGATCGACTAATTCTTAGCCCACATTAATTCCCTTGAAAGATTGACTAATTCTTAGCCCACATTAAATCAATTGTATAAATATTGCAAACAAATCAATAGTCTTTTTCACTTCTAGTTTATTGGCTTTTTAATTCACCAAAATCTTCCCAATTTTACCTTGAAATATTGAATCGAACTCTTAGCCCACGTCATTTTAACTGTTCAAAAGTCTGTAATCAAATCAACATCATTTTCTAATAGTTTCTTATGGTTCTTAATTGTATCAAAATCTGCCAAATTTTGCATTAGATGCTCTACTCGTATTCTTAGCCAACATCAATTTAACTGTTTAAAAGTCTGTAATAAGATCAAGAGTCccttatttaatttttatagttctttAACTTTTTTAGTTCTAGAATTGCATCAAAATCTGCCCAACTTTACCTTGAAAGATCGACTTGAATTCTTAGCCCTCGATAATCTATCTGTTTAAAATTGCAATCAAATCAACAGTCCCTCCTTtagtttttattgttcttgaaatgcACCAAAATCTGCCCAATTTTGCCTTGAAAGGTCGACTCGAATTCTTAGTCCACAttaatttaaaagtttaagaaatgCAATCAAATCAACAGTCCCTTCTTTACTTTTTATAGTTCTTGAAATGCACCAAAATCTGCCTAATTTTGCCTTGAAAGGTCGACTCGAATTCTTAGTCCACAttaatttaaaagtttaagaaatgCAATCAAATCAACAGTCCCTTCTTTACTTTTTATAGTTCTTGAAATGCACCAAAATCTGCCTAATTTTGCCTTGAAAGGTCGACTCGAATTCTGAGTCcacattgatttaaaagttttaaaaaatgcaATCGAATCGACAGTCGCTTCTTTACTTTTTATAGGTCTTGAAATGCACCAAAATCTGCCAAAATTTGCCTTGAAAGGTCGACTTGAATTCTTAGTCCACATTGATTTAAAAGTTTGAAAATGCAATCGAATCAACAGTCCcttctttagtttttatagttcTTGAATTGCTCCAAAATCTGCCTAATTTTGCCTTGAAAGGTCGACTCGaattcttagctcacaataatTTAATTGTTTAAAAATTGTAATCAAACTAACAGTCACTTCTTTAGTTTTTATTCTTGAATTGCACCAAAATCTGCCAAAATTTGCCTTGAAAGACAGACTCGAATTCTTAGCCCACATATACATCATGCACAAAGTAATAAGAAATAGAGTTTTTTTAAAAAGCTAAttgattatatttcttttcataggAGAAATTGTTTATCTTGAATATCAAACCGTTGGCTGGGCCATTAAGCAATCAGGTTTGGGCCAATTGGTGATGCTAATCCAATATATGAAgggtttatttataaaattatgtaCAAGATATTTGATTAACTAATCACGTTTAACTTCATCCATAACGGAAATGAGAAGTTTTAAGTTATGCAAATTCTGGGCTTTAGCCAGGGGTTATTTTTCAATATTCCCTTACAAAATTTGGTAGGCTGTCATATTTTAAGGGGATATTGAAAAAACCTCGCCTGGCTAAACCATAGAATTGAACAACTTAAGACTTCTCAATTCTATTATGGATGGAAAATTTGATTCTTAGTAATTCAAATATCTTGTggtcaatatatatgaataagcacTTTACAGTTTTGACTTCAGAATTGTGTTCTCTTTGTTTGTACTATCTTGGCATTTTAATTGAGTGGCTCATTTGGTTAATAGAATGGTTGagaaaattttagatttaaaaCTAGTTTCCAATGAAGAATAGAAAATGTTTAAAACTGGCTGCATTTTATGGCAAAAATGTCTTGATGTTTTCAGCTTTGTGCAGCATTTTGTTTGTaactaataaatttattttttttaaatatttatttgtaatacttcaatgaaagaaataaaaaataaaaacaaatctacGGAGgctcttttatttaaattttaaaaaataccaACAAAATGGAGGGgtagattacaatttttttttcctaaaaaaaaaaattaatttaa comes from the Palaemon carinicauda isolate YSFRI2023 chromosome 16, ASM3689809v2, whole genome shotgun sequence genome and includes:
- the LOC137655597 gene encoding homocysteine S-methyltransferase YbgG-like, whose amino-acid sequence is MLRGRNWLVDGGLGFALEEFGFGIHRDPLWSARLLASNPNAIKEVHKAYLEAGAEIIITSSYQASIQGFCSHLEVDEKKAMEHMELSVQLAKDAVKEYAEFGCGEGKRCLVAGSIGPYGACQADMSEYHGKYVDTMTKEELMEWHRPRMKALINAGVDFLAIETIPSLKEALAVLSLLRTFPNAKAWMSFSCRDGHHTNYGDDFSEAVKQCYVQSEQQLIAVGMNCTPPEHIASLLEQANVTLPPPVLLPRVVYPNHGEKWLPDQGLEGASQEWPFIKEIPRWASLGATAIGGCCGLGPNDLKKIASAVAVLPYLHE